The genomic region CGGCGTCGCTTCCGGGCGGACGCGGCTTTTCAGCACGCCCAACCATGTGCCGGCGCTGTTCGCCAATCGCGGCGTTCCGGTGCGGTTGCTGGCGGTGATCAGCATGGGGCACCTCTACATCGTGGCCCAGGATCCCGCGATCACCTCGCTGGCGGCGCTGCGCGGGCAGCGGGTGACGGCATTCTTCCGCAACGACATGCCCGACCTGGTGTTCCGCGCCCTGCTGCGGCGCGAGGGGCTGGAGCCGGGCCGCGACGTCGGCATCGACTACGTTGCGACCCCGATGGAGGCGGCGCAACTGGCCATCGCCGGGCGGGCGCCGATCGCGCTGCTCTCCGAGCCGCCGGCCACCATGGCCATTGCCATGGCCGGGCATGCCGGCCGCACGCTGCATCGCGCGGTCAACCTGCAGGCGGAATGGGGGCGGCATTTCGGCCAGCCGCGCATTCCGATGGCCGGCATCGCGCTGCACCAGTCGCTGATCGATGAATCGCCCGAATTGCTGGCGGCGCTGCGCCAGGGATTGCCGGAAGCCGCCGCCTGGGCCCAGGCCAATCCGGCCGAGGCCGGGGCGCTGGCCGAGCGGCGCATGGACATCCGCGCGCCGCTGTTTGCCCGGGCCTTGCCGCATTTCAGCATCGGCGTGTACGGGGCGCGGACGCTCAAGGCCGAGCTGATGGATTTCTACCGCGTGCTGCTGGAACTGCATCCGGAAGCGATCGGCGGCCGGCTGCCCGACGACGACTTCTTCCTCGACCTTTGATCCCGGCACGGGGCGTGGACCTTTGATCCCGGCACGGGGCGTGCCTGGGGGCGGCCTGCTCGCTCCGGCGCTGGGGCTCGGCGGGTTCCTGCTGCTCTGGCACCTGGTGCATGTCGATGTCGGCGCGCTGGTGCTGCCCTCGCCGCTGGCCGTGGCGCGGCGGGTGCTGGCGCTGGCGGTGGCCCCCGGCACGCCGGAGGCGCTGGCCCGCACGGCTGCGGATGCGCTTGGCGGGCTGGCGGCCGGGGGGCTGGCCGGGTTGCTGCTCGGGGTGGCGTCCGGGGCGCTGCCGCCGCTGGGGGCGGCGCTGCGGCCGGTGGTGACGGTGATCCTGGGCGTGCCGCATATCGCCTGGGTGGTGCTGGCGCTGCTGTGGTTTGGTCCGCAGGGCCTGGCGCCGGGTGTCACCGTGGCGCTGGCCTGCCTGCCGGTGCTGTTCGCCGGCGGCTATCACGGCGCGCGGGCGCGTGACCCGGACCTGACCGAGATGGCGCGGGTCTTCGCGCTCGGGCCCTGGCAGCGCGCGACCGAGCTGGCGCTGCCGCAATTGCTGGTGCATCTGGCGCCGGCCTTCGCGACCGCGCTGGGGCTCGCCTTCAAGGTGGCGGTGATGGCCGAGGTACTGAGCGGTGGCGCCGGGGTGGGCGGTCAGGTCGCCACGGCGCGCGCCTATCTGGAAACCGACCTGGTGCTGGCCTGGATCGTGCTGGTGGTGGTGCTGCTGCTGGCGCTGGACGCAATGCTGGCGCGGCTGCTGGCCCCGGGAGGCAGGCGGCGGTGCTGAGCTTCGAAGGCGTGGCCCTGCATCGTGGCGGGGCGTTGATTCTCTCGGGGGTGACGCTGCGCGTCGCCGCGGGCGAGGTGCTGGTGCTGATGGGCCGGTCCGGTATCGGCAAGACCAGCCTGCTGCACGCCGCCGCCGGGTTGCTGCCGGTCAGCGCCGGACGCATCGCCGTGCGGGGACGGCGGGCGGTGGTGTTCCAGGAGCCGCGGCTGCTGCCCTGGCGCTCGGCGCTCGACAATGCGGCGCTCGGGCTGAAGGCGCTGGGTGTGCCGCGCCCGGCGCGGCGGGAGCGGGCGGCGTCCTTGCTGCGGGAGCTGGGGCTGCGCGACGAGGATCTGCTGAAGCGGCCGCATGCCTTGTCCGGTGGCATGCGCCAGCGCGTGGCGATCGCGCGGGCGCTGGCGGTGGAGCCGGCGGTGCTGCTGCTGGATGAGCCCTTCGCCGCGCTGGACGCCGGCCTGCGGGCGGAGTTGCAGCAGCGGCTGCGCGAGGCGGTGCGGCGCCGGCATCTGGCGACGCTGCTGGTGACGCATGACGTGGTGGAGGCGGTGCGGGTGGGCGACCGGGTTGCACTGCTGGCCGGCCGCCCGGCCGGACTGCTGCCGCCTTTGCCGTTGACCCGCCCGGCGGCGACGGATGCCGCGGTGTTCGAGGCCTGTGCCGGGCTGTTGCGCCGGCCCGGCGTGGCCGAGGCGCTGGGCCTGCTTGCGCAGGCGCGCCAGCCGTCCCCGCGCGGGTGGGACTGATTCCCTGCCGATGGCGGCTGCCTTGGATCAGACGGGCGTGGCGAGTGAGTGACTGGAACGGATGGTTTGCAGACGCAGACGACCTTTGGAAGAATGCATCCCCCAAGGAGTTTGGTGTGCGACGCTTTGGCTTGTTGTTCGATCTGGACGGCACCTTGGTGGACTCGGACGCACTGCACCGTTCTGCCTTTGCGGAAGTGTTGAGCGGAGCCGATGTGGTTGTCGATGAGGCTTATTACAGATCCCGTATCGCTGGGCGCTCGAACGATCTCGTTATCGCCGAAGCCTTTCCCAGTGCATCGCAAGAATATTGCTCAATATTATCTTCTAAAAAAGAAGCCATATATCGAGAAAATATGAAAGATATTAAAGTTATTCCTGGAGCCCGCGAGATAATAGAGTGGGCAAAATCCAAAAATATTTGCCGTGCTATAGTTACAACTTCACCTCGTGCCAGTGTTGAGGCTGTCCTTGTGGGTACAGATCTACTTTCATCGTTCGATTTATTGGTTGTGGGAGATGAAGTTCAGCGCGGCAAGCCCGATCCGCTTCCATATCTGGCGGCCCTGATGAAGCTTGGCATTGATTCTGACGAGGCTGTTGCCTTCGAGGATTCTCTGCCGGGCCTTGCGTCTGCAACAGGTGCCGGCATTCCGACAGTTGGAATGCTGGCCTCCTTGAGTGAGCGTACGGCGCTACTTGCTGGCGCAATTATAACCGCGAAGGACTTCCGCGACGCAGGACTGCGGCTTTGGTTGGAAGAGCGGCACGCAGCCTCCGCGTCGATGTAGCCCCCTGATGTCGGTTACGGCCGAAGGATCGCTATGGGGCGACAGCCGCCATTCGATCAGAGGCGGCGGATAAGCCCCATTTCCCGGCAACGCCGTACTAGCTGTCCCAGTCTGCCGTCAGGGCGTCGAGCCCCGCGCGCGCGAACAGCGGTGGGTTCTGCAGCATCGCGAAATGGCTGACGCCCGGCAGGATCACCAGCCGCGCATCCGGGATGGTCGCGGCCATGGTGCGGCTGTGCGACTGCCTGATGGCCTCGTCGTAGCGTCCGTCGGCAACGGTGATCTGTGTCCGGATCGCCTGCAACTGGGCATCGCTGATGTTCGGCTGCGTCTCCCACATATGGCTGATCTGCCGCACGAAGCTGTCGTATTGATCCGGGGTCGGCGACAGCGCCTTGTACTCCGCCTCGCTGCGCGCGACGAAGCGCCCGAACACCGGTGTCTTCTCGAAGTTCGGCACCAGCCCGGACGGCACGGTGTTGGCGCCGAAGGCAAAGACGCGCCGCAGGCGCGCAGGCTGGTGGATCGCCATGACGAGGCCGATGATCGCGCCATCGCTCCAGCCCACGATATCGGCCCTGGGGAGGCGCAGCGCATCCATCATTGCCACCACGTCGGAGGCCATCAGCTCGTAGCTGTAGGGCTGTGCCGAGCGGGTGCTGCGGCCATGGCCACGGCTGTCGAGGCAGACGACGCGGAAGCCCTCGGCCACGAAATCCGGGATCACCTTGCCGAAGTAGTTGGAACTGGCGAGGCCGCCATGCAGCACCACCACCGGCCGCCCTTCGGCCGGGCCGAATTCGGCCCGCCACATCTCGATATCGTTGACGGGCACGCGGCCGGCCACCCTGGCCGGCGGCAGGTCCGGCATCGGTGGCAGCACCATCCAGGGGTTCCGCCTGTCCGGTTGCGCCAGTGCCGGCGCCGCCGCAAACGGGAGGCCGGCCAGCAATGCGGCAGAGGCGAGCGTCCGTCGTCCCAGCATCTGTTTCCCCTCTTTTGGGCATCGGCGGGTTCGGCTGGGGCGAACGTGACGATGCGGCGGCGGGGGCTGTCAACCGCCTTCGGGTCCTGGGCCTCGGCCCGCACCCCAAGGGTGAATGATCCGGCCGGAATTCTCCTTGATCGGCGAAGGTTCCCGCCGCGTCAGACGCGGTTCCACGCCGACAGCCGGCGTTCGATGCTGACCAGCAGGGCGTTGATCGTCACCCCGAGCAGAGAGAGCAGCAGGATCCCTGCGTACATCTGCGGAATTTCGAAATTGAACTGGGCGGCGTT from Rhodovastum atsumiense harbors:
- a CDS encoding ABC transporter substrate-binding protein, yielding MQRRHVLQGFLAGAIAGATRPARAAAVPGLEVLGAPNASTIVLVRMIESGALQPSAPGATFRLWRDPDELRAGVASGRTRLFSTPNHVPALFANRGVPVRLLAVISMGHLYIVAQDPAITSLAALRGQRVTAFFRNDMPDLVFRALLRREGLEPGRDVGIDYVATPMEAAQLAIAGRAPIALLSEPPATMAIAMAGHAGRTLHRAVNLQAEWGRHFGQPRIPMAGIALHQSLIDESPELLAALRQGLPEAAAWAQANPAEAGALAERRMDIRAPLFARALPHFSIGVYGARTLKAELMDFYRVLLELHPEAIGGRLPDDDFFLDL
- a CDS encoding ABC transporter permease — encoded protein: MPGGGLLAPALGLGGFLLLWHLVHVDVGALVLPSPLAVARRVLALAVAPGTPEALARTAADALGGLAAGGLAGLLLGVASGALPPLGAALRPVVTVILGVPHIAWVVLALLWFGPQGLAPGVTVALACLPVLFAGGYHGARARDPDLTEMARVFALGPWQRATELALPQLLVHLAPAFATALGLAFKVAVMAEVLSGGAGVGGQVATARAYLETDLVLAWIVLVVVLLLALDAMLARLLAPGGRRRC
- a CDS encoding ABC transporter ATP-binding protein, with amino-acid sequence MLSFEGVALHRGGALILSGVTLRVAAGEVLVLMGRSGIGKTSLLHAAAGLLPVSAGRIAVRGRRAVVFQEPRLLPWRSALDNAALGLKALGVPRPARRERAASLLRELGLRDEDLLKRPHALSGGMRQRVAIARALAVEPAVLLLDEPFAALDAGLRAELQQRLREAVRRRHLATLLVTHDVVEAVRVGDRVALLAGRPAGLLPPLPLTRPAATDAAVFEACAGLLRRPGVAEALGLLAQARQPSPRGWD
- a CDS encoding HAD family hydrolase → MSDWNGWFADADDLWKNASPKEFGVRRFGLLFDLDGTLVDSDALHRSAFAEVLSGADVVVDEAYYRSRIAGRSNDLVIAEAFPSASQEYCSILSSKKEAIYRENMKDIKVIPGAREIIEWAKSKNICRAIVTTSPRASVEAVLVGTDLLSSFDLLVVGDEVQRGKPDPLPYLAALMKLGIDSDEAVAFEDSLPGLASATGAGIPTVGMLASLSERTALLAGAIITAKDFRDAGLRLWLEERHAASASM
- a CDS encoding alpha/beta fold hydrolase is translated as MLGRRTLASAALLAGLPFAAAPALAQPDRRNPWMVLPPMPDLPPARVAGRVPVNDIEMWRAEFGPAEGRPVVVLHGGLASSNYFGKVIPDFVAEGFRVVCLDSRGHGRSTRSAQPYSYELMASDVVAMMDALRLPRADIVGWSDGAIIGLVMAIHQPARLRRVFAFGANTVPSGLVPNFEKTPVFGRFVARSEAEYKALSPTPDQYDSFVRQISHMWETQPNISDAQLQAIRTQITVADGRYDEAIRQSHSRTMAATIPDARLVILPGVSHFAMLQNPPLFARAGLDALTADWDS